The nucleotide window TCGATCACCATCACCTCCTGATACTCCGATCGTTCTCGATGAATTACATCGAGGACCTCGAGAGACAATGAAACTCCTGGCCATAGATCGTTGTTAATTTCACTGAACCAGCCAGGTTTGATCGCATCCATTTCTTCTCTTACGCAAGTTTCGATTGGCGAACCAATATCTCTTCTTGTTTCACGATTCGACTGCAAGTAGACACTGTCGGTCGGTTAATCGTGgacgaggaaaataaaagtgCCAACTTTTTTATGTGGCCAAACATGTTTCCCTACGATACGGATCGCCACTTCCACTCCCTCTGGAGCGGAGCTTGAAGGAAGAAATGGTGAAACTCGTTTGTCACCTGTGTATTCGTGCTGGTAGCTGACACGGTATACTCGGTTTAAGTGTGTTTGCAATgtcatttgataaattatttgaaaaggCTTGTTTCTATAAGAGTAGCTTAAATTATGTTAGATAGTATCGGCTTGGCGATTCttgtttcttgaaataattttgttgaaCATACGAAGGAATTGAAAGAGTCAGAGTTAATCGATGTATCGTTAATGGATTTCTAGgacttttcaaataaataaggTCTCGATCGAAGCTGTACCataggaaaacgaaaaagcgTAAATTTGATACGTAAGAAACGTAACTCGAAATTTTTGCTTGCTCGTTCCaactttcgatatttattgtatttgacAACCTGTGTTTACTACTAAATGCTACGTCCTTGTAATGTGTTAATTCGAATGAATTTCAATGGAAGTTTCAACGCGTGAAGTTTGCGATCATAGTAATTCACCatatttaatcaatattttatattttatattaatagcTAAAGAAAGATTTAAGACAGCGAAAGCGAAGATCACGTTGcattacaaaatttgataaattttatgtatgcAATTATCGGTTTCCAGAAGAAGCCACTCAAAAAACAAACTAGAGAAATGTTGTTttcaaatgttaattatttttttaaataccaaGTTCACTAAAAGTAAAAACTTGACGGTGCTCGATATCACATGCAGATCATGACAAACAATGGGAGGAAGAATCGCTTCAACCCCTTCGACGAACTTCTCTGTAATTCGATGTTTATTTCCAAGAGAATCACTCGTTTcaaattgaaagtaaaattacgATAGCACCAGCACGAATAGTGACAAATAATCGTTTCCATTCTGTGAAAactaaaaaattcaaattcaaattactttACCGATAAATACAAATCACCAGGGTAACCCGAAGAGAGAATTATTTCAGCCGCGCCACAGCGTATAACCACACCATACGATTCTTCCAAGCAAATTGAAATGCAGAAAGAGCGAGAAGCGAACGGTGTACAGCGTAAATGTGACGACGAAGCAATGAGCAGACCTTCGAAACGGAAACACGAGCGAGAATGGAAAGTAGACGGGAGTTTACTTGCCAAACGGATGATGGCCTTTATCAGCCTCCGTCCCTCTGCTCCCAGATAATGACGGTTCAACCACGGACAAGATAACTTGTCTGCGCTGTAGTATGCGTTGCCGAAACGAAAATCAGTTTTCTAAGTCCAATTgataatatttggaaaattcggAGAACAGgcgataaaagataaaagaaaagctcAGGGATCTTTCTCCGTCTTGTTATCGTTGCGATAACGATAATGCTTAGATTAAACGTAGATTATATGACGATACATATTTGTAGTTGTAACTGCATTTGAACTTTAATCCTTTCTATCTCCCCATTAAACTTAAACAAATAACACAGTCAAGTGAAAAGacaacaaatttaaatatagaagTACCGCTCATCGCTACAATCATTTCCTCCTTTAAAGTCTAAATTCACGTAAACCTATTCTCTTGGCAACTGAGTCATTGTCCTCTTATTAGTTAAGTAAATAATTCCCCTTCGAAGGTTCTACGTTAAATAGCTGTTGAACGTTTAGCTATTTACATTCAAGATCATATATAGTTAGCTATTTACGTAcatcgttttctattttaacgCTGCACGAGAACTAAAagattatttcttctttttaccaTTCAGGGGATAAGTTGTTTTCCTACGGAGttgctttttttaattttaaatttgatagaaatataaacaaaatgataatgataataaatagcAGTAATTTGActcttcgttaaaaatttaaattttatcattatcattaaaaaatttcataattttgggtaaaaaaaacaaacagaCAATCGAATAAATCATTTTAGTTTGATAGAAACGGaaaatctctctctctctgttaaAGAAAAGCAAAGGTTACATGGTCATTTCCTCGTGTCTCCTTTTAAACTCGTTCCACGATACCTTTATCCAAAGCGTTTTCCTCAACTTATCGAAATGCATTCATCAAATGCAACTAATTTCATCAAATCGGAATTAATGAGGCCAACACGTGCGAGATTAAGTAAGTTCGACCATGACGTGGTCCGTATCTAAAGTCAAGGTCTATGTAATTACAGATCTGATTTAGCTTCGTAAAATTGAAGTAATTGTGATATGagattacataaatttttttaatgttactaattataaaagatttgtgttattattcaatttatgaaataacaaCTTGTACTACTTTACTACGGTAATAAAAATAGAGCGGCTTTAttcagaaaaaagaattttgagaaacttaaaataaagaaacataaaaataattggagcattacaatattttgcaaatgaaaaataaagatacgatacaactaattttataataatctcaTATATCTAAcgcaataatattatttgtattaaatacaaaaacgtatacagaaaaattatactaGATTCCGAATGTaaattagcatataacgaatAGAGTTCAAAAGAATTACACCATTtctgaaatttgaatttaaataccATTGTAAACGCGCTTTAATAGAGCACCCTAACCAAAGCAGTGCCGCAAATTTTGCGTCAACGTTGTGTTCGCATGTTTCAATCGTTTGACACGATATTTGtgcgatttttaaatttagtagAAAACGTAAACTATACTTCCTGCGATACTTATCAAATgccaaatttaataaattattgctttAAAACTTAAAGTAACATGTCTATGCTCGCGGAACCAcgtcgaaaacaaaaatggacACTAAACCCACGAGGAAAAGAATGGAGCGAAggtttgtaaatatttgaatttatttgatGTTACTTAAACAAATAGTATAATGTTGTATCttcgaaattatattatatgtttctGCAGATTCGAACAAATTCGGGCAGAAAATGTTGGAAAAGATGGGATGGACGAGTGGCAAAGGACTCGGTGCAAACGAACAAGGTATAACGGAGCACGTGCGTGTATcggttaaaaataatacaacaggtaaatataattaacaattagaTCTTTACATTAACCCTGATTATCGTCACTAATTCGTATTTTaactattttgaaattaattccaatGATCTAGAATTAACCTAGAaacgaaattgcaaaattttaaggaaatcaaaattgttaaagtgaaatgaaattgctctctttttcttaatattctaatttctaattgtaatgtttttaatagttttgtgtcaaatttgtttatacgattaaaatatttgaaaattaagttTTTCGTAAATTATCATTAATGAAAGATGGATTGTTCCCATAGGTATTGGATATAAACAGAATGCTTCGGACGAAGCATGGACAGAGCATCAAGATAGCTTTAACGATTTTTTACAGAAGCTTCGACAAAATGAATGTCACAATGTAGCTCGAACAGAGGAAAATGAAGGTGTATTAAGTGGAAAATCGTTAGAATTGAAATCTAAACAAAGCCGTGCTCGTGTTCAGTAagtattacatacatatagcgttaaatataacattattttattctcttcttatctttttcctcttattactattactagctatcaaaaatttacaagggggaaagatgtaaataaatatagttcGAAGGATTTAGCAAATATATTTGGccaaaaagaattaaatgtaaataaaagtaataaagatAAACAAGGCAATGCCGAAGAAAACTTTGATTCAGTTGGCACTCGTGATAACAGAAACGGTATTATTACTATAAATGGTGGTAATAtgacagaatattttatgaagaaaGGTCAGGATTTTTCTGTGGCacataagaataaaaaacaaCAGGAGGACGATATAGAAGAGGAATCTGAATATGCTGGATTTGGATTTGCATCAACATCTAGAAAAGTCAAATGCCATGATAATAAGGAAAGCATGGAAGTTAAAAGTGTTTGTAATTATGCTTTTGAAAATCCCTGTGTGGAATTAAATAGcccagaaaatatttcaaattttcatattgAATCTAAATCTTCTAACGAAAAAAATCTTGATGTCAATGAAGTACGTTTAAGCAGCAaagttaagaaatttaaagagaaTAGTGTAAATGAAAATAGGTGTGCGAGTGGTATTATCAATGCCGGCTTAAATTTAGAATGTCAGGCTGAGGAAGTTTGTAATggaaaagaatttgaaatatctaGAGCACAATTTGGCCTTACAAATTCAGCTTTAGATCTAAGCgatgaaataaatgataagAAAAGAGTAACATTTAATGATCATGTAGAATTTAGTACCGattgtgtaaaaaaaaaaagaaaattagataaatttgaggttgaaaataagaaagctaaaaagaagaaaaaatataactctGATGTTGATAGTTTAGTGTTATCTGGTTGTGTTAATGAAGCTTTGGATGTAGGAACACCTGAGGAAGTACACGATAACGAAGTTAATGAacataaaagtaaaaagtctaaaaaaagaaaaagaagtcgATCGATTTTAGAAACAATAGTAGAAACGCcagaagaagagaaagcatatgaaaatgaaacagagATTGAGCAAACCAAAATGGAAGATTACA belongs to Bombus pascuorum chromosome 10, iyBomPasc1.1, whole genome shotgun sequence and includes:
- the LOC132911073 gene encoding G patch domain-containing protein 4, coding for MSMLAEPRRKQKWTLNPRGKEWSEDSNKFGQKMLEKMGWTSGKGLGANEQGITEHVRVSVKNNTTGIGYKQNASDEAWTEHQDSFNDFLQKLRQNECHNVARTEENEGVLSGKSLELKSKQSRARVHYQKFTRGKDVNKYSSKDLANIFGQKELNVNKSNKDKQGNAEENFDSVGTRDNRNGIITINGGNMTEYFMKKGQDFSVAHKNKKQQEDDIEEESEYAGFGFASTSRKVKCHDNKESMEVKSVCNYAFENPCVELNSPENISNFHIESKSSNEKNLDVNEVRLSSKVKKFKENSVNENRCASGIINAGLNLECQAEEVCNGKEFEISRAQFGLTNSALDLSDEINDKKRVTFNDHVEFSTDCVKKKRKLDKFEVENKKAKKKKKYNSDVDSLVLSGCVNEALDVGTPEEVHDNEVNEHKSKKSKKRKRSRSILETIVETPEEEKAYENETEIEQTKMEDYIPDDRILEDVSSKKKKKKKHKDKIQVTTENRCDEKECMGKETVTNTNVILKEEECKIDETQEDIFKIKKKKKKKDKARYTEPNFEKNEDITEIEVELENVKAEKTELETVKVRKKKSRKNDNVNDLSSTTNVTTNIKDEKEVSDKENTKNMNESETEKSEKDKEFIDKSANYSIDSKKFVKQRNKIFTNTRFKKFNNRRSNTSSRSWNRRPRMTKKLLISLFHSKSILDFPGSNMHEIKGYGVDQH